In Microscilla marina ATCC 23134, the following proteins share a genomic window:
- a CDS encoding paraquat-inducible protein A, with translation MSQPKTNRFFIALAFAYLLASLCTTYFMMGFAQSYQQHKTSYTETLNFQERLLNAREWMFASEWEPKKAQAAATFKEAQADFLRAQRWAYLGAALAVIFIILVVVFFQRHPLFYQKLSFTFIVIALGCLGTGIFAPMLEIEAFSQDLTIPLKTHVNLGITKVKVDLSKTFDGRMYFYYQNKSIVELIKLLFQKKSFLVGGAILGFSVLIPLFKLLFSVLLLSSGWVRHTTWVQQLVSGIGKWSMADVFVAAIFLAYLSFQHMNAGIDTESNLLWGAYFFLAYCVFSISSTYFISQAIKKELF, from the coding sequence ATGAGCCAACCCAAAACCAACCGTTTTTTTATAGCCCTTGCTTTTGCTTATTTATTGGCAAGCCTTTGTACCACTTATTTTATGATGGGTTTTGCCCAAAGCTATCAACAGCATAAAACCAGCTACACCGAAACCCTTAACTTTCAGGAACGATTGCTCAACGCCCGCGAATGGATGTTTGCGTCGGAGTGGGAGCCCAAGAAAGCCCAGGCTGCCGCTACCTTTAAAGAAGCCCAAGCCGATTTTTTGCGTGCCCAACGCTGGGCTTACCTGGGAGCAGCCCTGGCAGTTATCTTTATTATATTAGTGGTGGTGTTTTTTCAGCGGCACCCCTTATTTTACCAAAAACTCAGCTTTACTTTTATAGTCATTGCGTTGGGGTGTTTGGGGACAGGCATTTTTGCGCCTATGCTCGAAATAGAAGCTTTTTCGCAAGACCTCACCATTCCGCTAAAGACCCATGTAAACCTGGGCATTACCAAAGTAAAAGTTGACCTGTCGAAAACTTTTGATGGACGAATGTATTTTTATTACCAAAACAAATCTATCGTAGAATTGATCAAGCTTTTGTTCCAGAAGAAAAGCTTTTTGGTAGGCGGAGCCATTTTAGGTTTTAGTGTGCTGATACCCTTGTTCAAACTCCTGTTTTCTGTTTTATTGCTCTCGTCGGGGTGGGTGCGTCATACCACGTGGGTGCAACAGTTGGTGAGCGGTATAGGCAAATGGTCAATGGCCGATGTGTTTGTAGCCGCCATTTTTCTTGCTTATTTGTCTTTTCAACACATGAACGCGGGCATCGACACCGAAAGCAACCTCTTATGGGGTGCCTACTTCTTTTTAGCCTATTGCGTATTTTCTATTTCGTCTACCTACTTTATTAGCCAGGCTATCAAGAAGGAGCTGTTTTAG
- a CDS encoding DUF3526 domain-containing protein, translated as MKKLLLIYKFEWKNLIANRVMVLIFLLLIMSGAYSIYYGQSEIKQQKQRIAYLKKQEQIRLDTIRQRMKADTSIQVNKAAFQRATNPAQLNRFVKTYAINPPAPMASLSLGQRDLQPYYLRLDATAFYKQINTSEIKNPLKLFTGNFDLAFVLVYLFPLVIILLTYDIYSAEKEQGTLPLLASQPLQVSQVMGAKLSFRLLLVLGLGLLLTLLGVLLNGIAVSAQVGQWLGVVSVYIVFWFALMYGVVFLRKSSAFNAIIGLGTYLVLTLVLPALLNIIINIQAPPPAKNEMTNMIRTQFTNQWGNPKSWVFNDFYPKYPQYNDGDTLSFNKWFYAGYLLMDEKAHKIQQKFKEQMQKRQALSKRWLWITPAALVQEKLNEIAQTDYQAQQRYLQKAQEFHAKLKNFYYPKIFKDQKMTVQELDKLLFYGVK; from the coding sequence ATGAAAAAACTATTATTGATTTATAAATTTGAGTGGAAGAACCTGATCGCCAATCGGGTAATGGTGCTTATATTTTTGCTGTTAATTATGAGTGGGGCCTACAGTATTTATTACGGTCAGTCTGAAATAAAGCAACAAAAACAGCGCATTGCCTATCTCAAAAAACAAGAACAGATAAGGCTTGATACTATACGACAACGGATGAAAGCCGATACCAGTATTCAGGTCAACAAAGCAGCGTTTCAACGGGCCACCAATCCAGCCCAACTCAATCGCTTTGTAAAAACGTATGCCATCAATCCGCCAGCACCAATGGCTAGTCTATCTTTGGGTCAGCGCGATTTGCAGCCTTATTATCTTCGTTTAGACGCTACAGCTTTTTACAAGCAAATCAACACCAGCGAAATCAAAAATCCATTGAAGCTTTTTACGGGTAATTTTGACTTGGCTTTTGTATTGGTGTACCTGTTTCCGTTGGTAATTATTTTGCTTACTTATGACATTTATTCCGCCGAAAAAGAGCAGGGCACTCTTCCTTTGCTGGCTTCTCAACCTTTGCAAGTTTCCCAGGTAATGGGAGCCAAGCTTTCCTTTAGATTATTGCTGGTGCTGGGGTTAGGACTGTTACTCACATTGTTGGGAGTGCTCCTCAATGGTATAGCAGTAAGTGCTCAAGTGGGCCAATGGCTGGGGGTAGTGAGTGTTTATATAGTATTTTGGTTTGCTCTGATGTATGGGGTGGTTTTTTTACGCAAAAGTTCGGCGTTTAATGCCATTATTGGTTTGGGAACGTACCTGGTGCTTACTTTGGTGTTGCCTGCTTTGCTAAACATCATCATCAATATTCAGGCGCCGCCTCCTGCCAAAAATGAAATGACCAATATGATTCGCACCCAATTTACCAATCAATGGGGTAACCCCAAAAGCTGGGTATTCAACGATTTTTACCCTAAGTACCCTCAGTACAACGATGGCGATACCCTGAGTTTTAATAAATGGTTTTATGCGGGTTATCTGTTGATGGATGAAAAAGCCCACAAAATTCAGCAAAAATTTAAAGAGCAAATGCAAAAACGTCAGGCTTTGAGCAAACGGTGGTTGTGGATAACACCCGCAGCATTGGTGCAGGAAAAACTCAACGAAATTGCCCAAACCGACTACCAAGCCCAGCAGCGTTACTTGCAAAAAGCGCAAGAGTTTCACGCAAAGTTGAAAAACTTTTATTACCCAAAAATCTTTAAAGACCAAAAAATGACCGTTCAGGAACTTGATAAACTTTTATTCTATGGCGTGAAGTAG
- a CDS encoding ABC transporter permease produces the protein MFRYFFVKELKEVLRDARFQVMGGLVFILLITATVVGYQGFRQLQQMRKQAQKQVRKEWVTQKDKHPHSAAHYGHIAFKPKPTLSFMDFGLDAYTGMVVYLEAHKQNDVLYSQAQDSNSLIRFGEMTIAFVLQMLLPLLIIFLVFASITKEREGGTLKMMVSQGISTRQILLYKIGSYTLIILLLFLPAFLIASTLLFRQSGASLQTHLPGKFLTLFGAYWLYFTIFIMLAVLVSAFSKTSRTALVQLLGVWIFFCILMPKATANVADNLYASPAKYEFDNIIKKKVAQGIDGHNPSDQRFEALKKKTLKKYGVDSLSQLPINFSGLAMQTGEEYTDKVYDREFKKVQGVFKAQNRVSEIAGLINPLLAIRHISMGLAGTDYHHHVQFATEAENYRRKMVKMANKDMMVNQKPGIAYRDYNVGRNFWGKLPPFQYQMASLSQVLGQNLWGAGALLFWLVGCFLFIVYRSSFLPIV, from the coding sequence ATGTTTAGATATTTTTTTGTCAAAGAACTCAAAGAAGTACTGCGTGATGCCCGCTTTCAGGTCATGGGTGGCTTGGTTTTTATCTTGTTGATTACCGCCACTGTGGTGGGGTATCAGGGCTTTCGCCAGTTGCAGCAAATGCGTAAACAAGCCCAAAAACAAGTGCGAAAGGAGTGGGTTACTCAAAAAGACAAACACCCTCATTCGGCGGCTCATTATGGACATATCGCCTTTAAGCCCAAGCCAACCTTGAGTTTTATGGACTTTGGCCTGGATGCCTACACTGGCATGGTGGTATACCTGGAAGCCCACAAACAAAACGATGTGTTGTATAGTCAAGCCCAGGATTCCAACAGTTTAATTCGTTTTGGAGAAATGACCATTGCTTTTGTACTGCAAATGCTGTTGCCGCTGCTGATTATTTTTCTGGTTTTTGCCTCTATCACCAAAGAGCGAGAAGGTGGTACTTTGAAAATGATGGTAAGCCAGGGAATTTCTACCCGTCAAATATTGCTTTATAAAATAGGGAGCTATACCCTAATTATCCTGTTGTTGTTTTTGCCCGCCTTTTTGATAGCCAGCACCTTGTTGTTTCGCCAATCGGGGGCATCTTTGCAAACCCACCTGCCTGGAAAGTTCCTTACACTTTTTGGGGCTTATTGGCTCTATTTCACGATTTTTATTATGCTGGCGGTGTTGGTATCGGCCTTTAGCAAAACCTCCCGAACGGCGTTGGTACAATTGCTGGGAGTATGGATTTTTTTCTGTATTCTAATGCCCAAAGCTACCGCCAATGTAGCCGATAATTTGTATGCATCTCCTGCCAAATACGAGTTTGACAATATCATTAAGAAAAAAGTAGCTCAGGGCATAGACGGGCACAATCCTTCTGACCAACGTTTTGAGGCATTGAAGAAAAAAACACTGAAAAAATACGGGGTAGATTCTTTGTCTCAACTGCCGATTAACTTTAGTGGGCTGGCAATGCAAACCGGAGAAGAATATACCGATAAGGTGTACGACCGGGAGTTTAAGAAAGTACAGGGGGTGTTTAAGGCGCAAAATCGAGTGTCAGAAATAGCCGGGTTGATCAATCCTTTGTTGGCCATTCGTCATATTTCTATGGGGTTGGCAGGTACCGATTATCACCACCACGTACAGTTTGCCACCGAGGCTGAAAACTACCGCCGCAAAATGGTGAAAATGGCCAATAAAGACATGATGGTAAATCAAAAACCGGGCATCGCTTACAGAGATTACAATGTAGGTCGTAATTTTTGGGGAAAACTGCCTCCTTTTCAATACCAAATGGCTTCACTTAGCCAGGTTTTGGGCCAAAACCTGTGGGGAGCCGGGGCTTTGCTGTTTTGGCTGGTTGGCTGTTTTCTGTTCATTGTATATCGCAGTTCTTTTTTACCTATCGTATAA
- a CDS encoding efflux RND transporter permease subunit, with translation MRSIVTYFIKYPITGNLLMVLILLFGWFGLKNIRSTFFPETESKNISIQVVYPGSSPEEIEEGIVTKIEDNLKGLTGIERISSVSSENSGSVNVEVASNYKTDKILQDVKNSLDRISSFPSGMEPAIIYKRENLSLAISFALSGNVDLKTLKTFARDVENELRAIDGISKVSLGGFPDEEIEVSFREADLRAYQLTFAQASDAIRKTNLEITGGKVKGKKEELLIRAKSKNYYAQDLRNIVLKNTPEGKMVRLSDVATIKDQWASSDPSRTFLNKKPSVVVTVQNTINEDIFHITEKVREYLEKYNANNEVVKATIIRDGSDYLRQRIDLLVNNGLVGAILVVVFLALFLHYRLALWVAISIPICFMGMFILGSFMGMSINVISLFGMILVIGILVDDGIVIAESIYQEYEKGKDPTQAAVDGTMNVLPAVFSAILTTVVAFSLFYFIEGRLGDIFSNMAFVVICTLIFSLVEGALILPAHISHSKALKTKEPTKVERFTSNLMNWLRNTLYAPVLRFSLQNKFFTVVIFIAMFLVTLGAFKGGIIRTTFFPFVERDDLTVSITMPAGTREDITGKWIKHIEDAAWEVNKELKKKHGKDMIVKIQRNLGPTTYDASLNISLLGGEERPVASFTISNAIRKKAGAIPLAEKVSYNISSPFGRAVSVALLGLNSKELDAAKEELKEEMSKMKILKDVVDSDQQGLREIDISLKDKASQLGLRVQDILGQVRQGFFGSEVQRLQRGIDEVKVWVRYAEQDRSSMSDLENMRIRLVNGQEYFLNCNYFIVYNYLIYKCLLLIFLAKGLKYPGLN, from the coding sequence ATGCGAAGCATAGTAACTTATTTTATAAAATACCCCATTACTGGAAACCTGCTCATGGTGCTGATCTTGCTATTTGGCTGGTTTGGGCTCAAGAACATTCGTTCTACCTTTTTTCCCGAAACCGAAAGCAAGAACATTAGCATTCAAGTAGTATACCCTGGGTCTTCGCCCGAAGAAATAGAAGAGGGGATTGTAACCAAGATAGAAGATAACCTAAAAGGCTTGACCGGCATAGAGCGTATATCGTCAGTGTCGAGCGAAAACAGTGGCTCGGTCAATGTAGAAGTAGCCTCTAACTACAAAACCGATAAGATACTACAGGATGTAAAAAACTCGTTAGATCGAATCAGCTCTTTCCCCAGTGGTATGGAGCCCGCCATTATTTACAAACGAGAAAACCTAAGCCTTGCCATTAGTTTTGCGCTCAGTGGCAATGTAGACTTAAAAACCCTCAAAACGTTTGCCCGTGATGTAGAAAACGAGTTGAGGGCAATTGATGGTATTTCTAAGGTGTCTTTGGGTGGGTTTCCTGACGAAGAAATAGAAGTGAGTTTTCGTGAAGCCGATTTGCGGGCTTATCAACTCACTTTTGCCCAGGCCTCTGATGCTATTCGTAAAACCAACCTGGAGATTACCGGAGGTAAAGTAAAAGGAAAAAAAGAGGAACTCTTGATCAGAGCCAAGTCTAAAAACTACTACGCCCAGGACTTGCGAAACATTGTGTTGAAAAATACACCTGAGGGTAAAATGGTGCGTTTGTCTGATGTAGCCACCATCAAAGATCAGTGGGCATCTAGCGACCCCAGCCGCACCTTTCTCAACAAAAAACCTTCGGTAGTGGTAACGGTACAGAACACCATCAACGAAGATATTTTTCATATTACCGAAAAGGTAAGAGAGTACCTCGAAAAGTACAACGCCAACAATGAGGTAGTCAAAGCTACCATCATCCGTGATGGGTCTGACTACTTGCGACAAAGGATAGACCTTTTGGTAAACAATGGGTTGGTAGGGGCAATATTGGTAGTGGTGTTCCTTGCCTTGTTTTTACATTATCGCCTGGCGCTTTGGGTAGCCATTAGCATTCCTATTTGTTTTATGGGTATGTTTATCCTGGGGTCATTTATGGGCATGTCTATCAACGTTATCTCGTTGTTTGGAATGATCCTCGTAATCGGTATTCTGGTAGACGACGGTATTGTGATTGCCGAAAGCATTTACCAAGAGTACGAAAAGGGCAAAGACCCCACTCAGGCTGCTGTAGATGGCACTATGAATGTATTGCCTGCGGTATTTTCAGCCATTTTGACTACAGTGGTAGCATTCTCGCTATTTTATTTTATCGAAGGTCGCCTCGGCGATATATTTAGCAATATGGCGTTTGTAGTCATTTGTACCCTTATATTTTCATTGGTAGAGGGTGCCCTTATATTACCTGCCCACATATCGCATTCTAAAGCGCTCAAAACCAAAGAGCCTACCAAAGTAGAACGGTTTACCTCTAACCTGATGAACTGGTTGCGTAATACATTGTATGCCCCAGTACTCAGGTTTTCGTTACAAAATAAATTCTTTACAGTAGTTATTTTCATTGCCATGTTTTTGGTTACCCTAGGGGCTTTTAAAGGAGGTATCATTCGCACCACATTTTTTCCTTTTGTAGAACGCGACGACCTTACAGTGAGCATTACCATGCCCGCCGGAACCAGAGAAGACATCACGGGCAAGTGGATCAAACATATAGAAGATGCCGCCTGGGAGGTAAACAAAGAGTTGAAGAAAAAGCATGGCAAAGACATGATTGTGAAAATTCAGCGTAACCTGGGACCTACCACCTACGACGCCAGCCTAAACATTAGCCTGTTGGGAGGCGAAGAACGACCCGTGGCGAGTTTTACCATCTCTAATGCCATTCGCAAAAAAGCAGGAGCCATTCCTCTTGCCGAGAAAGTATCTTACAATATTTCCTCTCCTTTTGGGCGGGCTGTATCGGTTGCTTTGTTAGGGCTTAACAGCAAAGAACTGGACGCTGCCAAAGAAGAGCTCAAAGAGGAAATGTCAAAAATGAAGATTTTGAAGGATGTAGTAGACAGCGACCAACAGGGTTTACGCGAGATCGATATATCGCTCAAAGACAAGGCAAGCCAGTTGGGGCTCAGGGTACAAGACATTTTAGGGCAAGTGCGACAAGGTTTCTTTGGTAGTGAGGTACAACGCCTGCAGCGCGGCATAGACGAAGTAAAAGTGTGGGTGCGTTATGCCGAACAAGACCGTTCGTCGATGAGCGACTTGGAAAACATGCGCATTCGTTTGGTCAATGGGCAAGAGTATTTCTTAAATTGTAATTATTTCATTGTTTATAACTATTTGATTTACAAATGTTTGCTATTAATTTTTCTTGCAAAAGGTCTAAAATATCCGGGTCTGAATTAA
- a CDS encoding ATP-binding protein, protein MKYRDCVHCLILIFITSLHHSFAQKASVATHTLLIDSLNTRLQNTPPNTKETVGLLNALADVHLSNSAVKSLQYARQALAIANQLGDKTLISTSLNQVGEYYLDQGEYKEAFRVFFQSLSIGDSIQNQAITAESLYKLGVSCYHMNQYDIALSYQFKALQIEQALKNNKETGAILSNISFIYARKHYYAKALEYQYKALEIRKTINDQREVSKSLDALGNLHLRSHNYPQALKSFEESLKISQQLQDKKGVATAWHDQARVYTELRQYERAKELYFDALRLKQGIGFRKAEIRSLRGLGQVFLLQKNYKKALNFFNKALSISQQLNTRREEVETLNDLGYFYAQQGDHLKALKFHQQALNKAFADKERFQMMDTYQFLYNAYLELNDQANFARFYKLHQQLTDSLGGNRDPVAEIKAMQEHYEKQKKEKEVVVLQKEKALLKKQNELQKQKLRRDSQIEALLLMGLLLVIVIATVLYNNYHFKHKANQQLRVLNSQLQESQEELHLSNSMKDRLFSVIAHDLRSPLNTVSGFLNLMRLQKEAMTPEEIQELTSQMINSVKSTLDLLDNLLNWSRSQMGLMKMKVQSVNLPELVDDTFNLLALNAQSKKIELVKNLDASCQVMVDAQMIDIVIRNLVSNAIKFTSEGSITVHSQAIGKHQVEVTVQDTGVGLAPENARKLFKVDSHFTTEGTHQEKGTGLGLLLCKELVEKNGGKIWVESEPGKGSSFKFILPAA, encoded by the coding sequence ATGAAATATAGGGATTGTGTCCATTGCCTTATTTTAATCTTTATTACTAGCCTGCACCATAGCTTTGCCCAAAAAGCATCGGTTGCCACCCACACTTTACTTATCGACAGTCTCAATACCCGCCTTCAAAACACTCCACCCAATACTAAAGAAACGGTAGGCTTGCTCAATGCTCTTGCCGATGTACACCTGTCTAATTCGGCCGTTAAATCGCTGCAATACGCCCGGCAAGCCTTGGCCATAGCCAACCAACTGGGTGACAAAACCCTTATTTCTACTTCGCTCAACCAAGTGGGCGAATATTATCTCGACCAAGGCGAATACAAAGAGGCTTTTCGGGTGTTCTTTCAATCTTTGTCTATTGGCGATTCTATTCAAAATCAAGCCATTACGGCTGAATCACTGTACAAACTAGGGGTGAGCTGTTACCACATGAACCAATACGATATTGCCTTGAGTTATCAGTTCAAAGCTTTGCAGATAGAACAAGCCCTGAAAAACAACAAAGAAACTGGGGCTATTTTGAGCAATATCAGTTTTATATATGCGCGCAAGCATTATTATGCCAAAGCCCTTGAATACCAGTACAAAGCCCTTGAGATACGCAAAACCATCAACGATCAGCGCGAGGTGTCTAAGTCATTAGATGCTTTGGGCAACTTACACTTGCGTAGCCATAACTACCCCCAGGCTTTGAAATCGTTTGAAGAATCACTGAAGATAAGTCAGCAGTTACAAGACAAAAAAGGAGTAGCCACTGCCTGGCACGACCAAGCAAGGGTATATACTGAGTTGCGCCAATACGAGAGAGCCAAGGAGTTGTACTTTGACGCGCTTCGCCTGAAACAGGGCATTGGCTTTCGCAAAGCAGAAATTCGGTCGTTGCGTGGTTTGGGACAAGTTTTTTTATTGCAAAAAAACTATAAAAAAGCACTTAATTTTTTCAATAAAGCCCTCAGCATAAGCCAACAACTCAACACCAGGCGTGAGGAAGTGGAAACTTTGAATGACTTGGGGTATTTTTATGCACAACAAGGCGATCACCTCAAAGCACTTAAGTTTCACCAACAGGCGCTCAATAAAGCTTTTGCTGATAAAGAGCGTTTTCAAATGATGGATACTTATCAGTTTTTATACAATGCTTATCTTGAGTTGAATGACCAGGCAAATTTTGCCCGATTTTATAAGCTCCACCAACAACTGACCGACTCGCTGGGTGGCAACCGTGACCCGGTGGCAGAGATTAAAGCAATGCAGGAACACTACGAAAAACAAAAGAAGGAAAAAGAGGTGGTGGTGCTTCAAAAAGAGAAAGCCTTGCTTAAGAAGCAAAATGAGTTGCAAAAACAAAAACTAAGGCGAGACTCTCAAATAGAAGCCCTGTTGCTCATGGGCTTGTTGCTGGTCATTGTAATCGCCACTGTGTTGTACAACAACTATCACTTTAAGCACAAAGCCAACCAACAACTAAGGGTACTCAATAGCCAATTACAGGAATCGCAGGAAGAACTGCACTTGTCGAATAGTATGAAAGACCGCTTGTTTTCGGTGATTGCCCACGACTTGCGTTCACCGCTCAATACGGTCAGTGGTTTTTTGAATTTGATGCGCCTGCAGAAAGAAGCAATGACTCCCGAAGAAATTCAAGAGCTTACTTCACAGATGATCAATTCGGTAAAAAGTACGCTCGATTTGCTCGATAATCTGTTGAACTGGTCGCGGTCGCAAATGGGGCTGATGAAAATGAAGGTACAATCCGTAAATTTGCCCGAGTTGGTAGATGATACGTTTAACCTCTTGGCACTGAATGCCCAAAGCAAAAAGATTGAATTGGTGAAAAACCTGGATGCATCGTGCCAGGTAATGGTAGATGCACAAATGATAGATATTGTGATAAGAAACCTGGTATCCAATGCCATTAAGTTTACCAGTGAGGGCTCAATAACGGTGCATAGCCAGGCTATAGGCAAACACCAGGTAGAAGTAACAGTACAAGACACTGGGGTAGGTCTTGCCCCGGAAAATGCCCGAAAGTTGTTTAAAGTAGATTCGCACTTTACCACTGAAGGCACCCACCAAGAGAAAGGGACAGGCTTGGGATTGTTGCTGTGTAAGGAACTGGTAGAAAAGAATGGGGGCAAAATATGGGTAGAGAGTGAACCGGGAAAAGGGAGTAGTTTTAAGTTTATATTGCCTGCTGCTTGA
- a CDS encoding efflux RND transporter periplasmic adaptor subunit, with protein sequence MKTRQIIIVIVAFVILGGAVAINKSLSDNKPQKRRKGKPKKVMPTVETIKVSNQEIQAPITVTGKLMSYEKMDVYAEVSGILRKSSNRFREGNRFGAGAILVSIDDQEARLNILSQKSRLLNAITQLLPDLKLDYPEAFQKWQKYIDDFKIEQAIVPLPKTSGTKEKYFILAKNIYDQYYTIKSAEARLRKYNVYAPFTGVVTEASIYPGTLVRNGQKLGEFINPFNFEFEATVSLKDIDLVNIGDQVKLYSEDIGGEWTGRIRRISDKMDAATQTVKVFVGTTGKNLREGMYLKGEINAATIREAVALSRNLIVNKNQVYVIKEGALALQEVKILRYTGNNVVVQGLKEGALLPKNAVSGAFVGMKVKAADSHSQ encoded by the coding sequence ATGAAAACACGTCAGATTATTATTGTGATTGTTGCTTTTGTTATTCTGGGAGGAGCAGTGGCAATCAACAAATCTTTGAGCGACAACAAGCCCCAAAAGCGTCGCAAGGGGAAACCCAAAAAAGTGATGCCCACTGTAGAAACTATCAAGGTGAGCAATCAGGAGATTCAAGCCCCTATTACTGTCACTGGTAAACTTATGTCTTATGAAAAAATGGACGTATACGCCGAAGTTTCGGGCATATTACGCAAAAGCAGCAACCGTTTCCGCGAAGGCAACCGATTTGGAGCAGGTGCTATCCTGGTAAGCATTGATGACCAGGAAGCCCGCCTGAATATATTGTCGCAAAAAAGCCGTTTGCTCAATGCCATCACTCAATTGTTGCCCGATCTAAAACTTGACTACCCGGAGGCTTTTCAGAAATGGCAAAAATACATAGATGATTTCAAGATAGAGCAAGCCATTGTGCCATTGCCTAAAACATCGGGCACCAAAGAAAAGTACTTTATTCTGGCAAAAAATATTTACGACCAATACTATACCATCAAAAGTGCCGAAGCCCGCCTCAGAAAATACAATGTATACGCCCCTTTTACCGGAGTAGTAACCGAAGCCAGTATTTACCCTGGCACATTGGTGCGTAATGGGCAAAAACTAGGCGAATTTATCAACCCTTTTAACTTTGAGTTTGAAGCCACCGTGAGTCTCAAAGACATTGACTTAGTAAATATTGGCGATCAGGTAAAGTTATATTCTGAAGACATTGGCGGAGAGTGGACAGGGCGCATACGCAGAATTAGTGATAAAATGGATGCTGCTACTCAAACTGTTAAAGTATTTGTGGGTACCACGGGCAAAAACCTGCGGGAAGGTATGTATCTCAAAGGAGAAATAAACGCTGCCACTATCAGAGAGGCGGTTGCATTGTCACGCAACCTCATTGTCAACAAAAATCAAGTGTATGTAATCAAAGAGGGGGCGCTTGCTTTGCAAGAGGTGAAAATACTGCGTTACACAGGCAACAATGTAGTGGTACAAGGGCTCAAAGAGGGGGCTTTATTGCCCAAAAATGCCGTATCAGGGGCTTTTGTGGGAATGAAGGTCAAAGCAGCGGATAGTCATAGTCAGTAG
- a CDS encoding glycosyltransferase family protein — MSRTIVLASILKPVNDVRLYQKIGQSLAQHSPQDTFHFIGFCSAKTTQPLAKNVHFHPLYKFNRLSWTRLGAGIRFLRKLWRLKPQVVVVATFELLLPVYLYSWFRKVHIVYDVQENYYRNVRYTQVFAWWLRLPLAWGIRAIERLVHPKIRHYLLAEACYLTEMPFVQTKSTVVANKINRLTQVRDGQRTTGLLVYSGTVSEGYGVFSAIEWAKTLHQQVPAIRLVIVGHCPKAQDWQRLQQLATQNSFIQLATSRTPVPHARIIAHLQQAHFALLPYRVNQSVKNRIPTKFYECVALQTPMLVQTNEAWRGFIQQYDAGQLLDFDHLAVAPQYWSQACQQHFYQHKANTTEIYWETEEVKLLKVWEKIR, encoded by the coding sequence ATGTCTCGTACCATTGTATTAGCCTCTATACTCAAGCCCGTAAACGATGTACGGTTGTATCAGAAAATAGGACAATCGCTTGCCCAACACTCGCCACAAGACACCTTTCATTTCATCGGCTTTTGTTCGGCAAAAACCACCCAACCCCTTGCCAAAAATGTACACTTTCACCCTTTATACAAGTTTAACCGCTTGTCATGGACACGCCTGGGGGCGGGCATTCGCTTTTTACGCAAACTATGGCGGCTCAAACCTCAGGTAGTAGTCGTGGCAACTTTTGAGTTGCTGTTGCCTGTGTATCTATACAGTTGGTTTCGCAAGGTGCACATTGTATACGACGTACAGGAAAACTACTACCGCAATGTGCGTTATACCCAGGTTTTTGCCTGGTGGCTACGCTTACCGCTGGCGTGGGGCATTCGGGCAATAGAACGCCTGGTGCACCCCAAAATAAGGCATTATCTTTTGGCAGAAGCCTGTTACCTGACCGAAATGCCCTTTGTGCAAACTAAAAGTACGGTAGTTGCCAATAAAATTAACCGATTAACGCAGGTAAGGGATGGTCAGCGAACGACCGGATTGTTGGTCTATTCGGGTACTGTATCTGAGGGGTATGGGGTATTTAGCGCCATTGAGTGGGCAAAAACTTTGCACCAACAAGTTCCTGCCATTCGACTGGTGATTGTGGGTCATTGCCCCAAGGCTCAAGACTGGCAACGACTGCAACAATTGGCTACCCAAAACTCCTTTATTCAGTTAGCAACCAGTCGAACTCCGGTACCTCATGCCCGCATTATTGCCCACTTGCAACAAGCCCATTTTGCGTTGTTGCCTTATCGGGTAAATCAAAGTGTAAAAAACCGGATTCCTACCAAGTTTTATGAGTGTGTGGCGTTGCAAACGCCTATGTTGGTGCAAACCAATGAGGCATGGAGAGGTTTTATACAACAATACGATGCTGGACAATTGCTTGACTTTGATCATTTGGCAGTAGCTCCTCAATATTGGTCGCAAGCCTGTCAACAACATTTTTACCAGCACAAAGCAAACACAACAGAGATTTATTGGGAAACCGAAGAAGTTAAGTTATTGAAGGTATGGGAGAAAATAAGGTAG